A window of the Gossypium hirsutum isolate 1008001.06 chromosome A03, Gossypium_hirsutum_v2.1, whole genome shotgun sequence genome harbors these coding sequences:
- the LOC107886378 gene encoding uncharacterized protein isoform X2 translates to MMRRQQRNQCQQSRFFYELLALVLNLLRLPTMPLPFSDQPAAPERIPLPRTASMTTIPPAGFAWLMLGISISLMLCGSVTFFIGFMLMPWVLGLVMVCYVVGIVSTVSMLGRSILCYAMAPPSRRKDIPVLNCRLQL, encoded by the exons atgatgagAAGACAACAACGAAATCAGTGCCAACAATCAAGGTTTTTCTACGAGCTGTTGGCGCTGGTCCTAAATCTTCTACGATTGCCTACGATGCCGCTTCCCTTCTCTGACCAACCAGCCGCCCCGGAGAGGATTCCTCTTCCGCGAACGGCATCGATGACGACGATACCGCCGGCGGGATTCGCTTGGCTGATGCTAGGAATATCTATTTCGTTGATGCTGTGTGGATCAGTTACTTTCTTTATAGGGTTCATGTTGATGCCTTGGGTTCTTGGTTTGGTCATGGTTTGTTACGTTGTTGGGATTGTTTCAACGGTCTCCATGTTAGGTCGTTCGATTCTGTGTTACGCCATGGCCCCTCCTTCGCGGCGAAAGGATATCCCTG TGCTGAACTGCAGGTTGCAGCTATGA
- the LOC107886378 gene encoding uncharacterized protein isoform X3, with translation MMRRQQRNQCQQSRFFYELLALVLNLLRLPTMPLPFSDQPAAPERIPLPRTASMTTIPPAGFAWLMLGISISLMLCGSVTFFIGFMLMPWVLGLVMVCYVVGIVSTVSMLGRSILCYAMAPPSRRKDIPGCSYER, from the exons atgatgagAAGACAACAACGAAATCAGTGCCAACAATCAAGGTTTTTCTACGAGCTGTTGGCGCTGGTCCTAAATCTTCTACGATTGCCTACGATGCCGCTTCCCTTCTCTGACCAACCAGCCGCCCCGGAGAGGATTCCTCTTCCGCGAACGGCATCGATGACGACGATACCGCCGGCGGGATTCGCTTGGCTGATGCTAGGAATATCTATTTCGTTGATGCTGTGTGGATCAGTTACTTTCTTTATAGGGTTCATGTTGATGCCTTGGGTTCTTGGTTTGGTCATGGTTTGTTACGTTGTTGGGATTGTTTCAACGGTCTCCATGTTAGGTCGTTCGATTCTGTGTTACGCCATGGCCCCTCCTTCGCGGCGAAAGGATATCCCTG GTTGCAGCTATGAGAGGTGA
- the LOC107886378 gene encoding uncharacterized protein isoform X1: MMRRQQRNQCQQSRFFYELLALVLNLLRLPTMPLPFSDQPAAPERIPLPRTASMTTIPPAGFAWLMLGISISLMLCGSVTFFIGFMLMPWVLGLVMVCYVVGIVSTVSMLGRSILCYAMAPPSRRKDIPV, encoded by the exons atgatgagAAGACAACAACGAAATCAGTGCCAACAATCAAGGTTTTTCTACGAGCTGTTGGCGCTGGTCCTAAATCTTCTACGATTGCCTACGATGCCGCTTCCCTTCTCTGACCAACCAGCCGCCCCGGAGAGGATTCCTCTTCCGCGAACGGCATCGATGACGACGATACCGCCGGCGGGATTCGCTTGGCTGATGCTAGGAATATCTATTTCGTTGATGCTGTGTGGATCAGTTACTTTCTTTATAGGGTTCATGTTGATGCCTTGGGTTCTTGGTTTGGTCATGGTTTGTTACGTTGTTGGGATTGTTTCAACGGTCTCCATGTTAGGTCGTTCGATTCTGTGTTACGCCATGGCCCCTCCTTCGCGGCGAAAGGATATCCCTG TGTAG
- the LOC107886379 gene encoding uncharacterized protein translates to MADWGPVVIAVVLFVLLSPGLLFQLPGRNKVVEFVNMQTSGISILVHAIIFFGLITIFLIAIGVHIYTG, encoded by the coding sequence ATGGCGGACTGGGGACCGGTGGTGATAGCGGTGGTGCTATTTGTGTTGTTAAGTCCAGGATTGTTGTTTCAGTTGCCAGGGAGGAACAAAGTGGTGGAGTTTGTGAACATGCAAACCAGTGGGATTTCCATTCTTGTCCATGCTATTATCTTCTTTGGACTCATCACTATCTTCCTCATCGCCATAGGTGTTCACATCTACACTGGATAG